From the Myripristis murdjan chromosome 14, fMyrMur1.1, whole genome shotgun sequence genome, one window contains:
- the wasf3a gene encoding wiskott-Aldrich syndrome protein family member 3 gives MPFVKRNIEPRHLCHGAVPEGIGSELECVTNNTLSAIIRQLSSLSKHAENVFGELFNEANTFYVRANTLQDRIDRLAVKVTQLDSSVEEVSLQDINMRKAFKSSTVQDQQVLSKSSAPNPVAEMYNTSDKPPPLSVLTAYREDCIDGMKFYTDPSYFFDLWKEKMLQDTEDKRKEKRRHREQKRCVDGTLQREVKKVRKARNRRQEWNVMAFDKEFRPDHRHPHILCQGASAEGCLSPDGRPDLPDYPVPPGFAHAACNIAKPHGYVPGNAHPSPPVEHEYHSIEVNYKGGPYSIVEPHPADRINGSLLPPVDYNLVEYSTNPPPPVPGPPIPSAQTAFGFPLGALPPTPHNGPLHIGPGYSLPPIPPPGPRIVPPPPGPPPPPVPPAAPPHLAGHSEAKRADAPPVRDARSDLLSAIRMGIQLKKVQEQQEQQSKREPVGNDVATILSRRIAVEYSESDDESELEDNEWSD, from the exons ATGCCTTTTGTGAAGAGGAACATAGAGCCCCGGCACCTGTGCCACGGTGCGGTGCCTGAAGGCATCGGCAGTGAGCTTGAGTGTGTGACCAACAACACGCTGTCCGCCATCATCCGGCAGCTCAGCAGCCTGA GTAAACACGCAGAGAATGTTTTTGGGGAACTTTTTAATGAGGCCAACACTTTTTATGTCCGTGCCAACACTCTCCAGGATCGCATTGACCGCTTGGCTGTCAAGGTCACCCAGCTGGACTCCAGTGTGGAAGAGG TCTCTCTTCAGGACATAAATATGCGGAAGGCATTTAAAAGCTCTACTGTGCAGGACCAGCAGGTCTTGTCCAAGAGCAGCGCTCCAAACCCCGTGGCTGAGATGTACAACACCAGTGACAAGCCCCCTCCCCTCAGTGTCCTCACTGCTTACAG AGAGGACTGCATCGATGGCATGAAGTTCTACACAGACCCATCATACTTTTTTGACCTGTGGAAGGAAAAGATGCTTCAGGACACTGAGgacaagaggaaagagaagcGGAGACATAGG gaaCAGAAGCGATGCGTGGATGGTACACTTCAGCGTGAGGTGAAGAAGGTTAGAAAGGCCCGAAACCGAAGGCAAGAATGGAACGTGATGGCGTTCGATAAGGAGTTTCGTCCAGATCACCGCCATCCACACATTCTCTGTCAAGGGGCATCGGCTGAGGGCTGCCTCTCTCCGGATGGCAG ACCTGACCTCCCAGACTACCCGGTTCCTCCAGGCTTTGCCCATGCAGCTTGTAACATTGCCAAGCCTCACGGTTACGTCCCGGGGAACGCACACCCCTCACCACCTGTGGAGCACGAATACCACAGCATCGAGGTCAACTACAAAGGAGGACCCTACTCCATAGTGGAGCCTCACCCTGCAGACCGAATAAATGGCTCCTTACTTCCACCTGTTGATTACAA cCTGGTGGAGTATTCTACCAACCCTCCACCCCCTGTCCCAGGTCCACCTATCCCATCAGCACAGACAGCCTTTGGGTTCCCTCTGGGTGCACTACCACCCACCCCACACAACGGACCTTTGCACATAGGCCCAGGCTACTCACTCCCACCTATACCTCCCCCAGGCCCGCGCATAGTTCCTCCGCCCCCTggtcctcctcccccaccagTCCCACCAGCCGCACCACCCCACCTGGCGGGACACAGCGAAGCCAAGCGAGCCGACGCTCCGCCTGTAAGAGACGCCAGGAGCGACCTGCTCTCCGCCATCCGCATGG GCATCCAGCTGAAGAAAGTCcaagagcagcaggagcagcagagcaAGCGGGAGCCGGTGGGGAACGACGTGGCCACCATCCTGTCCCGCCGCATCGCCGTGGAGTACAGCGAATCCGACGACGAGTCCGAGCTGGAGGACAACGAGTGGTCAGACTGA
- the LOC115371289 gene encoding V-type proton ATPase catalytic subunit A-like produces the protein MDTSKLPKIQDEDRESQFGYVHGVSGPVVTATAMAGAAMYELVRVGHNELVGEIIRLEGDMATIQVYEETSGVSVGDPVLRTGKPLSVELGPGIMGSIFDGIQRPLKDINDLTQSIYIPRGVNIGALNRQSQWEFTPSQNLRAGSHITGGDIYGTVFENSLIKHKLMLPPRNRGTVTYVAPPGNYNISDVVLELEFEGVKEKYTMLQVWPVRQVRPVTEKLPANHPLLTGQRVLDALFPCVQGGTTAIPGAFGCGKTVISQSLSKYSNSDVIIYVGCGERGNEMSEVLRDFPELTLEVDGKVESIMKRTALVANTSNMPVAAREASIYTGITLSEYFRDMGYNVSMMADSTSRWAEALREISGRLAEMPADSGYPAYLGARLASFYERAGRVKCLGNPEREGSVSIVGAVSPPGGDFSDPVTSATLGIVQVFWGLDKKLAQRKHFPSVNWLISYSKYTRALDEYYDKHFPEFVPLRTKAKEILQEEEDLAEIVQLVGKASLAETDKITLEVAKLLKDDFLQQNGYTPYDRFCPFYKTVGILSNMIAFYDMARHAVETTAQSDNKITWAMIREHMGEILYKISSMKFKDPVKDGEAKIKADFAQLLEDMQNAFRSLED, from the exons ATGGATACTTCTAAACTTCCCAAGATCCAGGATGAAGACCGAGAAAGCCAGTTTGGATATGTGCATGGAGTCTCTGGACCAG TGGTGACAGCAACTGCAATGGCAGGAGCAGCCATGTATGAGCTGGTTCGTGTGGGCCACAATGAGCTGGTGGGAGAAATCATTCGTTTAGAGGGAGACATGGCAACTATCCAGGTCTACGAAGAGACGT CTGGTGTGTCCGTCGGTGACCCTGTTCTTCGGACGGGAAAACCACTCTCTGTTGAGTTGGGTCCAGGAATCATGGGATCCATTTTCGACGGAATCCAGCGCCCCCTAAAAGACATCAATGACCTCACTCAAAGCATCTACATCCCCAGAGGAGTTAACATTGGTGCTCTCAACAGACAAAGCCAGTGGGAGTTTACTCCCAGCCAGAATCTCAGG GCTGGCAGTCACATTACAGGCGGCGACATCTACGGCACGGTGTTTGAGAACTCTTTGATCAAGCACAAGCTGATGCTTCCACCTCGCAACAGAGGCACTGTCACCTACGTGGCCCCACCTGGAAACTACAACATTTCT GATGTGGTTCTCGAACTGGAATTTGAAGGAGTGAAGGAGAAGTACACCATGCTACAGGTGTGGCCTGTGCGACAAGTTCGCCCAGTCACAGAGAAGCTGCCAGCCAACCATCCTCTGCTTACTGGCCAGAGAGTCCTGGATGCCCTTTTCCC TTGTGTGCAGGGCGGCACCACTGCTATACCGGGCGCCTTTGGGTGCGGAAAGACGGTGATCTCACAGTCGCTGTCCAAGTACTCCAACAGCGATGTCATTATCTACGTGGGCTGTGGAGAGCGTGGAAATGAAATGTCTGAAGTGTTGCGAGACTTCCCTGAG CTTACTTTGGAAGTAGATGGCAAGGTGGAGAGCATCATGAAGAGAACAGCGCTGGTTGCCAACACTTCCAACATGCCTGTGGCTGCCAGAGAGGCTTCCATTTACACAG GAATTACATTATCAGAATACTTCAGAGACATGGGTTACAACGTGAGTATGATGGCTGACTCAACCTCCCGATGGGCTGAGGCTCTGAGAGAAATCTCTGGAAGATTGGCTGAAATGCCTGCTG ACAGCGGATACCCTGCCTACCTGGGTGCCAGGCTGGCCTCCTTCTATGAGCGCGCTGGTCGTGTGAAGTGCCtgggaaacccagagagagagggcagcgTCAGCATCGTAGGAGC TGTGTCACCTCCTGGTGGAGACTTCTCAGACCCCGTGACTTCAGCCACTCTGGGTATCGTTCAG GTGTTCTGGGGATTGGACAAGAAACTGGCTCAGAGAAAACATTTCCCTTCAGTAAACTGGCTAATCAGCTACAGCAAATACACCCGTGCTCTGGATGAGTACTATGACAAACATTTCCCAGAGTTTGTCCCTCTTCGCACAAAAGCCAAGGAGattctgcaggaggaggaggacctcGCTGAAATTGTGCAGCTTGTTGGCAAG GCGTCTCTTGCTGAGACTGACAAGATCACTTTAGAAGTTGCTAAGCTCCTGAAAGACGACTTCCTGCAGCAGAATGGTTACACTCCTTACGACAG ATTCTGCCCCTTCTACAAAACTGTTGGCATCCTCTCCAACATGATTGCATTCTATGACATGGCCCGACACGCCGTGGAGACCACAGCTCAGAGTGACAACAAAATCACCTGGGCCATGATCAGGGAGCACATGGGAGAGATCCTGTACAAGATCAGCTCAATGAAGTTCAAG GACCCGGTTAAGGATGGTGAGGCCAAGATCAAAGCGGACTTTGCGCAGCTCCTGGAGGACATGCAGAATGCTTTCCGCTCCCTAGAAGACTGA